Part of the Spea bombifrons isolate aSpeBom1 chromosome 3, aSpeBom1.2.pri, whole genome shotgun sequence genome, GCAAGGCCCCATCCTGTGTAAGGCTCGCCTCTAACGGGGTTTGAGGTCCGCGACGGTTGCCAGGCCAGAGTACCCCTTGGTGTCAGTGTCTTCTCTACGGGGCGGAGACTGGAAACTGCTTCCTGTCACCCCCACTAAAATCCTGCCCCTGCCGGACACGGTGCCTGAGGAAACCGGCCCAGGGATCGATATAGGCCCAAACCGGGGGCGGATATCCTTGCTGGTACGGAGCGGATAACGGATACTTCACAAGCTCCGGTTTTAGGCTGGTAGGCCTCGTCCAGGCCGCGGGCTGTAATTGCACGCTCCCTCTGAAAGTGGAAGGCCCTGTTTGGAATCCTGAGCCTTACTGCAGCGGAACAAAGCGGACAGATCACGAGAAGCCCAGTTCGCGGGGTCCTGTCTTTAGCATGGATCCGGACCGTATGCACTGAGCCTGGGGATAGCAGCGCAGAGACTCCCCGCCTCGGGCATGTGACTTCCCAGACCATGGAGACCCCGCTACTTCTATAATAGAAACCTGAGGCTGTGACTCGCCCTCTCCCTTCATCCATCATTTCCCGGGGCGATTGGAAGAGCTCTCCCCGTATACCCCATCACAATGATCCGGGGGTAACCTAACTGGGGGCATGTGAGCACTGGGGCCCTCCCCTCCCTGACAGACTGGGCTAGCAGAGGGGACCCCCTTGTCTTGTGGATAGTAGGTGGGTGGTTGCCGCTTATCTTGTGGACCGGTGCTTTGGAGATGAGAAGGCGGCTTCCTGCAGCTCCTGCGCAGGGTTTTCTTTCATTCGGTTCCGTTCTTGATTTCGCGGATCGCCCGCACCTGCCGCGGGAAGCTTTAGTGGTCACCCGGCAGGTGATGAGGGTTTCCCGGGCGCTGCTGCGCGGATATTGACAGTTTCTGCATGCTGGAGCCGGTGGATTGAAGAGTCTGCAATGAACCCGGTGAATGCCACCTCCCTGTACATCTCGGCAAGCCGCCTGGTGCTCAACTACAACCCCGGGGATCCGCAGGCTTCGGCCGAGATCTGCAAGATGCTGCCCTTCTTCCGGCAGGCCCTGGCTTGCTGTGTGTGCGGTGAGACGGGGGTAGAGTCTGGGGAAGGAGTATACCGTCGGCTGTACATGTCTATGCCGGGCTATATTGCAATAGATGAGATCTGTATTTCCTTCCTTTGTGGCAGTCCTgattgccccccctcccccactttCATATTCAGCCCCGTCCCCGTATTTTCTTCCTAATCTTTCATTCCCTGTTATGTGTAATAAAGCCCCGCACCCTGCATACACTAATGCACAGgatataacaatattaatacagTGGGGCTGAGCAATAGTCAGCagcctattcactaaactgcatGCGTTACTGTAATATCAGCGTGTCTGCATTCACCTGCTGCCTGTGTCAATAACGGGCATCCCCCAAATCCTTTTATATCCTTTTATGTGGCGAACAATGGCCGTGTCTGTGATTTCTACTATTCCATTTAAACTCGTTTCCTTCTCCGCGCTGCCCTTATTCTCATGTATCTTACAAACACGTTCGCAccgaaaatgttttatattttgccGTCTGTGAGAAGAGGAAAAAGAGGCCCAGAAATCTGTGTGTTTAATGACATTATACATGGGATGTAATTGTTACCCGATGTATTTTTGTGGCTGTTTGcggatatattataatatatagtgtgGGTATGTACCGCTCGGCAGTGTTAGGCATTATGACACAATGCCAGAGACGAGTAATGGGAGATGCTTTTGCCCGCTagctgatatataatataaatatacacacatagctATCCATATATGTTTGAGTAATAATTCTTTGAATCGATGCTTTTGATATTTCTCAGCGGTCGCAGGCGGATTGTGTAACGTTATTTGTAAACATGTAGCTCTTGCTGCTGCGGTACTCGCTATGCGTGTAACATACACTCCTCTGTATAGGGCCAATCTATGTATGTTGAATGGGGCTAGTAAACAGTGTGCTGAAGGCTATTGGTGGCTCTGTTTACTATCCAGCCCCCGGGGCTTCCTGTCTCAGGTCCCGTGTTGGCTGCCGCCCGGCCCTCCTGTGTGTTGGCACGTGACTGTTAGTACCGAGCGTGTAATGCTCGTCAGGTGATGAATTGTCTGGCAGGCGTTCCGGAATGAGTGTCGGGCCATCGGGTGGGTGGAAGTGCAGCATAGGTACAGAGGGGCTCATTGTGATTGATGTGTTATTAGGATCACATAATATTCATGATataaattcatttatatattttactgaaagGTAGATTTCAGGTTACAGATAGAGGAATCATTTGTTCATTCGCATCACAAGCAATAAGCAAATAGCCGGCTTCTGTACGCGACTCGCTTCCAGCATCATTAATCATTTCTGCAATCGTTTATATTATGTGCTGACCTGCGGAGATGTTAAAGCGAGGCTACTGAATAAAGGCTTAATGTTATTCCTTTTTGTCCCTGGGGAGTTTCTCCGCTCGTGGTTTCCTATCCTGCACACATCGATACAGagaattcttttgtttttttagtatataATCTTCCCTGAATATAACATCTCACACAACTCCCTCGCCCTGCTGAGTGTTTCTGGGGTACGCACCGTGTAGTCACTTGGCTTCATGTGCCGTTGGCCCACCTAGCAGTCCTAGGGAGAAAGCATGCTGTTTGTATACAGCGTGGAGCGCATGCGCAACATCCGCCGTAACGCTAACAGGAAGGAGGGGAGCGGCACTTTATGGGAGCTGCTATGTCTCTTTGGATAAAAGAATTGAAGGTCTGAAGCCAGCCGTTAGTAAACGCATTCAGTAGCCAAGTATAGATGTAAATAGGTCCATAGAAATGATATATACAGCGTTAACTTTAAGGGCTTGTGAATACAATGGAAACTATAGCTGTTTCTTAATGACAAATCATTTAAAGCAAAGGGGATACGATGGCTTTCCCAAATACTTGATTCTGTGCGATGCCCCTTTATTATATCACGGTATCTATGTGATCGCTTAACTTTTGTTAACAGTTCACCTTACTCTACTTTTTCATTCTCTTTAGGAAATTTGCTGGAGGACCCCGTCGCTCCAACCAACTCAACGTGTCAGCATTATGTGTGCAAGCAgtgtaaaggaaagaagatGATGATGAAGCCGTCGTGTAGCTGGTGCAAAGACTATGAGCAGTTCGAGGAAAACAAGCAGTTGAGCATTCTGGTGAGCTGCTATAAAAAGCTGTGTGAATACATCACGCAGACCCCCCTGGCACAAGACATCCTAAATACCGTGGAGTGTTCTGCGGATATCTTGGCGTTTCTTCCCGAAGAATCGGCTGCCGGGGAAGAGCAGGGCACAACTTCTGAGCCCCACTCACCACTATGCCCATCTCATTCCCCCTTGCCACCTAATTCAGAGCAAGCCACCGAACCTGACAATAACTTCTGTCAGATCCCCCGAGATAAACCGGATATTGAGACTGAGTGCTCGGTGGCTAATGGTTTGCCTGCCTGTAATGGACTGTCTGATCTCTCTGTAAATATCCCTTCCCCCGAAAGCCCCAGTCCCATGGGCCTCTGTTGCACAACTGTTGACATAAAAACAGAAGATCTGTCAGAAACATTAGAGACTGTCTGTGACCCAGTTTCCACTAGTGAGCTCTGCTCAGCTGGACTCGATATATGCGGCTATAACGATGATCTTAAAAGCAACGACCCCTTGCTTCTCAGCATGGAGGAAGTTCTGCAAAGCTTAGAGACCGTTTCCGGGACGGAGGTCGGAGACTGCGATCTGCACCAAAGCCTGGAAACTGCAACCTCTAACGGAACTTTTCTTGACATTTGTCCCCAgccccttacacacacagttCTGTTGTCCGACAACCACGTTCCTTCACATGAAATCTCTTGCACTGCTGCCACCCTAAAGGTGGCGAAGACAAACCGCAAACGTTCACGCTCGGAAAGCGACAGCGAGAAGGTGCTGCCGCTTCCCATATCCAGCATTATTCTTGGGCCAACGCTTGGATCTCCCGCTCCCATGTTGCTTGCGCGTGAAAACAGGAACTTTCTTCAACCTGTGGTTACTGTCCCCAATGGGGGCAACACTTCAAAAATCAGCAAGACGATTCTTCTCTCCAACAAGacgttaaagaaaaatacagagcACGCTCCCAAGAAAACACACCCAAAATCTAAACAAACGTTGGTTAAAACAAAAGAGAAGGTGAAAGAAAAGATCCCCAGCAATAACGTGGTGCCTGGAAGCCCAACTAAAACTGTGTATAAGAAGCCTCAAGAGAAAAAAGGTTGCAAGTGTGGACGTGCTACTCAAAATCCAAGTGTTCTTACCTGCCGGGGACAACGTTGCCCTTGCTATTCAAACCGCAAGGCTTGTCTGGACTGTATTTGCCGTGGTTGCCAAAACTCTTACATGGCAAATGGAGAGAAAAAACTAGAAGCATTTGCCGTGCCAGAGAAGGCTCTAGAGCAGACCAGGCTTACGCTGGGCATTAACGTGACGAGCATCGCTGTGCGCAACGCCAGCACGAGCGCCAGCGTCCTCAACGTTACAGGCTCTCCTGTAGCAACCTTTTTAGCTGCCAGTCCCCATGATGACAAAAGCCTAGACGAAGCGATAGACTTAAGGT contains:
- the MSL2 gene encoding E3 ubiquitin-protein ligase MSL2, with the protein product MNPVNATSLYISASRLVLNYNPGDPQASAEICKMLPFFRQALACCVCGNLLEDPVAPTNSTCQHYVCKQCKGKKMMMKPSCSWCKDYEQFEENKQLSILVSCYKKLCEYITQTPLAQDILNTVECSADILAFLPEESAAGEEQGTTSEPHSPLCPSHSPLPPNSEQATEPDNNFCQIPRDKPDIETECSVANGLPACNGLSDLSVNIPSPESPSPMGLCCTTVDIKTEDLSETLETVCDPVSTSELCSAGLDICGYNDDLKSNDPLLLSMEEVLQSLETVSGTEVGDCDLHQSLETATSNGTFLDICPQPLTHTVLLSDNHVPSHEISCTAATLKVAKTNRKRSRSESDSEKVLPLPISSIILGPTLGSPAPMLLARENRNFLQPVVTVPNGGNTSKISKTILLSNKTLKKNTEHAPKKTHPKSKQTLVKTKEKVKEKIPSNNVVPGSPTKTVYKKPQEKKGCKCGRATQNPSVLTCRGQRCPCYSNRKACLDCICRGCQNSYMANGEKKLEAFAVPEKALEQTRLTLGINVTSIAVRNASTSASVLNVTGSPVATFLAASPHDDKSLDEAIDLRFDC